The Sinomicrobium kalidii region TATTCCGGAAAGGACCTGCGCCAGTTAAGTGCTGATTACGACGGGGAAGCCTGGGCACAAAACACCAGGACGAACTACTGGCAGTTTGAAAATTACCTGACCTATACCAAGGCGTTTAACGAAAACCATTCTTTAACTGCCATGGCCGGATTGGGATGGCAACAGTATGACTATTTCAGGAGTCGTGCCGGTACAAGAGGATTTACAGACGACTTTTACGAGTGGAACAACCTGGAAGTCGGGGCAAATCCCACTACCCCGCAGTCGGAGACCTATAAATGGGCCATGAACTCATATTTTGCAAGAGTAAACTATACCTTGATGAACAAATATCTGTTTACGGTAACTGGTCGTCTCGACGGTTCTTCCAAGTTCGGTCAGGATCAGAAAAGGGCCTTCTTCCCTTCCGCTGCCTTTGCCTGGAAAATATCAGAAGAAGATTTTCTCAAAGACAGTCACGTGCTGTCCAACTTAAAATTCAGGACCAGTTTCGGGGAAACCGGGAACTCCGAGATCGGGGTATACCAGTCCCTTGCCAGTATGTCGTCAAATACAGCGATTCTTGGAGGAGACCGGGCTTCAGGTGTAGGAATAGGAACACTCTCCAATCCTGACCTGAAATGGGAAAAAACAGCCCAGTTTGATGCCGGTCTGGAATTCGGGTTCTTTGATGACCGTATTAAACTGGAAACCGATTTCTATTACAAAAAGACTACCGATATGTTGCTGGATGCCCCCGTGCCTACTTCCAGCGGATATTCCAGCATCTATACCAATATAGGTAGTATGGAAAACAAAGGGTTTGAGATTACGTTGAATACGAGAAACATAGAAACGGAAAACTTTATGTGGACCACCAGCTTTAATATCTCCGTAAACAAAAACGAGATACTGGCGCTGGGAGAAGCAGATGATGATATCTTCCCCGGACCGTGGTTTCTGTCCAATACCAACGTCCTGAGAGTGGGAGAATCCGTAGGTTCTTTCTACGGTTTGGTAAGGGAAGGCACCTGGGGAGCTAACGAAGCAGAACAGGCTGCACAATACGGGGCATTACCGGGTGACATAAAACATACCGATATGAATAATGATGGTCAGATCAATGATGCCGACCGGGTCATCCTCGGGAACGGGTATGCAGACGGCTTCGGGTCATTGTACAATACGTTCCGCTACAAAAACCTGGACCTCACGCTGGACCTGCAGTTTATGTACGGAAACGATATCCTTAACCTGTCCAGGCACTCCGGTGAAGACAGGACGGGACAGGCCAACAGTTATGCCACCGTATTGAACGGATGGACCCCGGAAAACCAGAATACCATGATTGCTGAAAACAGGCCTTCTAATTCCTACTACACTTCTACAGTAGACAGCAGGATGGTAGAAGACGGGTCTTTTATCCGCGGGCGAAACCTGATCCTGGGATATAACTTTCCCGCAGATGTACTCGATAAATTTAAACTGGGACAATTAAGAGTATATGCTTCCCTGCAAAACTTTTTCCTGATCACCGATTATTCCGGATATGATCCGGAAGTAACAACCTACGGAGATGCTTTTGCACAGGGTATTACTTTTTTCGATTACCCGAAACCCCGAACGTATACCCTGGGGATCAACGTAAGTTTTTAATCTAAAAAATCAGAAGCGATGAAATTTATAAACAAACATACATATATTGCAGCGCTCGGTAGTATAGCTTTACTATTGGGGAGCTCGTGCTCGGATTTTCTGGATGAAGAAAACAAGTCCGACTACACGCAGGAGAACTATTTCCAGACCCCGGAACACGCCGAGGCAGCCATAAACACGCTTTATACCGAATTGCGGTTTGTTTCTGACGGATCGGGAACCTATGGGGAAAGTCCCTTTATGATGCTGGAATTCCCTACGGGGCTTTTAAATACCGAAGTAGGACAGAGCCAGGCCAACAGGGACCTTCGTAGTCTCACTTCCAATGCCGAAAATAATTATCTTATCTACTGGTGGGAGCGGTCGTTCAGATCGATTGCCAATGCCAACCTGGCCATAGAAAGGATTCCGGATATTGAAATGAATGAGGCCGATAAGCAAAAACTGATTGGACAAGCCAAATTTATGAGGGCATTTAATTATTTTAACCTGGTGCGTATATTCGGGGATGTTCCGCTTATTTTGGAACCCGTAGATGCCAACTCCGAATTGCTGTATCCCGAAAGAACTGCTCAGACAGAAGTTTATGATGTTATTGTTCAGGACCTGCTGGATGCCGAAGCATCCGGATTGCCCGATACGGACAATACAGGAAGGGTAAGTACCGGTGCGGTAAAAACACTGCTTTCCAGTGTATATCTTACCATGGCAGGCTATCCGTTGCAGGCAGGGAACGAATATTATGAAATGGCAGCCGATAAAGCGAAGGAGGTTATAGATGCAGGTGGTTACAGTTTGTTTGACGATTATGACAAGCTCCACGATAAGAGTTTTCAGAATAGAGGGGAATTCATTTTCCAGAACCAGTATTCCGCAGGAGCCAATATTACTAACGGACTTACACCGTGGCTACTGCCAAGATCAAAAGGTATTTCAGTTTTCTCTGATGAATATGGTGTAATGTATCCAACCAATGCCTTTATAAACTCTCATGAGACAGGCGACAAGCGAGTAGAAGAACAGGAATTCTATTATACCGAGTATCCTTCCATTGACGACCCGGATGAGATCGTTGAATTTGGAGGCACGTATATTTTCAAGTATTTCAATGAAGAAGCCGTGTTGAGCACAGCACAGAACGACCTGAACTTTACGTTCTTCCGCTATGCCGAGGTATTGCTCACCTATGCCGAAGCCGGACTCGAAGCATATGGGCCTACTGCAGAAGTACTCGAAGCCGTAAATAAGGTAAGGAGAAGAGCAGAACTCCCCGAATTCGACGCTTCCGTATCCCGCGAAGATATCTGGACAGAGCGTTTCCATGAACTCGCTTTCGAAAACAAGACCTGGTTTGATATGGTGAGAAGAAGGAAGGCCCTCGATCTGGAAACAGGGCAATGGGAGGATTTTGTCGGACACGAATTCTCTTACGGAGAAACTTTGACCGAAAAATACCTCCTGTTCCCCATCCCGCAGAGAGAGATTAGTAACAATACGAAACTGACCCAAAACCCCGGGTGGTAATAAATTAAAAAAAGGCTGCCTGTAACAGGGCGGCCTTTTTTGGTTTTAAGCACCGTCAAAAACACTCGTGTGTTTTCAATATTTACCCGTATTTTTAATCTGAATTTTTAAAAACCTCCTATGAAAAAGAAATCTTTAACAACAATTCTTTTCACCGTTGTTACCCTGTTTCAGTGGACGCAGGCACAAACCGTGATGGTGGACCAGGTGGATAATCCTGTAGACTGGGCAAGCCCGCTTATGGGAACCGATTCCAAATACAGCCTGTCCAACGGTAATGTGTATCCTGCCATAGCGCTTCCCTGGGGAATGAACTTCTGGACTCCCCAGACCGGGAAAATGGGCGATGGCTGGGCCTATATGTATACTGCTGATAAAATAAGGGGGTTCAAGCAAACCCACCAGCCTTCCCCCTGGATGAACGATTACGGCCAGTTTGCCTTGATGCCTGTTACAGGCGAATTGCGTTTCAATGAAGACGATCGCGCCAGCTGGTTTTCGCATAAATCGGAAAAAGTTAAGCCTTACTATTACAGTGTTTACCTGGCCGATCACGATGTCATCACAGAAATCACACCCACTGAAAGGGCCGCACGTTTCCGTTTTACTTTTCCTGAAACAGACAGTGCCTATGTAGTAATTGATGCACTGGACAAAGGTTCTTACGTAAAGATCATCCCCGGTGAAAATAAGATTATCGGGTATACCACGAAGAACAGCGGAGGGGTGCCGGATAATTTTAAAAACTATTTCGTTATAGAATTCGACAAGGAATTTGAGGTAACGAATACATTTAATGGCGATCAACTCGGTGATGCCCTGGAAATGGAAGCTAACCATGTCGGTGCCGTTATCGGGTTCAAAACCAAAAAGGGAGAAAAAGTCAACGCCAGGGTGGCTTCCTCTTTTATCAGTCATGAACAGGCAACACGCAACCTGGAAGAAATAGGCGGTGACGATTTTGATACCGTAAAGAAAAAAGGAAGGGACATCTGGAACGAGGAACTGGGCCGTATAAAACCCGAAGGCGGTACCGTAGAGCAAATGCGTACCTTCTATTCCTGCCTTTATCGCTCCCTCTTGTTCCCCCGGAAATTCTTCGAATATGATGAGAACGGCGATGTGGTACATTACAGCCCATACAATGGAAAAGTATTGCCCGGTTATATGTTTACCGATACCGGTTTCTGGGATACGTTTCGTTCCCTGTTCCCTTTCCTGAACCTCATGTACCCCGAACTTAATGCTCAGATGCAGGAAGGATTGGCCAATGCCTATAAAGAAAGCGGGTGGCTACCTGAATGGGCAAGCCCCGGGCTCCGGAACGTAATGGTAGGGAACAATTCCGCATCCGTGGTTGCCGATGCTTACCTGAAAATTGACGGAAAACATAAATATGACATAGAAACCCTGTGGGAAGCCGTCGTACATGGTGCCAATAATGCCGGACCTCTTACCGCCGTAGGCCGTGCCGGAGTGGAATACTACAACAAACTGGGCTATGTGCCCTATGATGTCGGGATCAATGAAAATGCCGCAAGGACGCTGGAATATGCCTATGACGATTTCAGTATATACCAACTCGGAAAAGCCCTGGGTAAACCGAAAAAGGAAATCGAAATCTTTAAAAAACGAAGTTTAAATTACAAGAACCTTTTCGATCCCGAAACTAAACTGATGCGTGGAAAAAATGAGGATGGCAAATTTATGGCGCCCTTCAGTCTGTTTAAGTGGGGCGATGCCTTTACGGAGGGCAACAGCTGGCACTACTCCTGGTCGGTATTCCACGATATTCAGGGACTTATAGACCTGATGGGCGGTAAGGAAGAATTTACGGGCCAACTGGACAAGGTCTTTTCATTGCCTCCTGTTTTTGACGAAAGCTATTACGGCGGTGTCATACACGAAATACGGGAAATGCAGATCGTCAATATGGGGCAGTATGCACATGGCAACCAGCCCATTCAGCATATGATATACCTGTACAACTATGCCGGTGAACCCTGGAAAGCACAGCATTGGGTACGGGAAACCATGAACAGGATGTACAGACCCACCCCGGATGGCTACTGTGGTGATGAAGATAACGGGCAAACCTCAGCCTGGTACGTATTCTCTGCTATGGGATTCTACCCCGTATGCCCGGCAACCGATGAATATGTGCTGGGAGCACCCTTGTTTAAGAAAATGACCCTGCACCTTCAAAACGGAAACAAAGTGGTGATCAATGCCCCGGAGAACAGTGATACCAACAGGTATATTCATAAAATGAACGTTAACGGTAAGGAATACACCAAAAACTGGCTGAGCCATAAAGCCCTGATGAAAGGTGCCGTTATCGATGTGGAAATGTCTGATACACCGAATAAAAAGCGGGGAACAGAAAAATCGGATTTTCCGTATTCCCTGTCTAATCAATAACCGGAAAATATGTTGAAAAGTGAAATAAAACGAAAAAGGTTACATGTTCATTCCATCAATAAACCGGGATGGATGGTGCTTTTGGCAGTGATCTCCACATTATTCTTAGGTTGTACGGATAAAGCAGATCAAAAAGAGGTGACAAAGACCGGAACAGAAGAGCATATCTCTATGCAAGACCTCACCCGTTATGTAGACCCCATGATAGGCACGGCCAAAATGGGGCATACCTATCCCGGGGCCACCGTACCTTTCGGAAGTGTACAGTTAAGTCCGGATACGGATACCATTCCCTATGCCGTAAATGGCAAATACAACCCGGATGTCTATAAATATTGCGCCGGTTACCAGTATGACGACAAGACTATCGTAGGCTTTAGTCATACCCATTTCAGCGGTACCGGGCATTCCGACCTCGGGGACTTTCTGGTGATGCCTACTGTTGGTGAATTACAAATAAACCCCGGGACGGAAGAACATCCGGAGTCCGGATACCGTTCCACCTTTTCCCATGATAATGAAACCGCCGAACCGGCGTATTACAGTGTGGAATTGGAAGATTATGGCATAAAGGCCGAACTGACAGCCAGCAGCAGGGTAGGTATGCATCAGTATACATTTCCCGAATCGGATGATGCCCATATTGTACTCGATCTGATGTCCGGTATTTACAATTATGACGAAAAAAACGTATGGACCTTCGTACGGGTAGAAAACGATACCCTGGTTACCGGTTACCGGCAAACCAACGGGTGGGCGCGTACGCGTAAAGTATATTTTGCCATGGCGTTCAGCAAACCGTTCGTAAAATACGGGCAGGCTAATTATGACGACAATGTGTACAAAGGCTTCTGGAGAAAGTTTGATCAGTCCGAGAACTTTCCCGAAATGGCCGGAGAGCAAATAAGGACATATTTTGATTTTAAAACGGAAGAAGGTGAAAAGATCAAAATAAAATTTGCAATCTCTCCTGTAAGTACCCGGGGAGCCCTGGCCAATATGAAAGCCGAGATCCCGCACTGGGATTTTGATAAAGTAAAACGGGAAGGCCGGGAATTGTGGAACAGGGAATTGAACAAAGCCTTGGTAGAAACCGATTCAGAAGAAGACATGGTCAACTTTTATACGGCCATGTACCACGCTTTTCTTGGGCCCACCGAATACATGGATGTGAGCGGTAAGTACCGCGGATTGGACATGAACATCCATCAGGCAGACGGGTTTACCAATTATACCAGTTTCTCACTTTGGGACACCTACAGGGCTTTACACCCCTTATTCAACCTGATGCAACCCGAAAGGAATTCGGATATGGTACAGTCCATGCTGGCCCATTACGATCAAAGCGTACATTCCATGCTCCCCGTCTGGTCTCATTATGCCAATGAGAACTGGTGTATGATCGGTTATCACAGCGTATCGGTCATTGCCGATGCCATTGTAAAGGGGAATACCGGTTTTGATGTGGAACGCGCACTGGAAGCCTGCGTACAAACAGCCCGCACCGGATATTACGACGGCTTGCAGTATTACATGGATATGGGATACGTACCCGAAGATAAGAACGGCGCTTCCGTTTCCAAGACACTGGAATATGCTTATGACGACTGGGCCATTGCACAGGCGGCGAAGAAACTGGGGAAAGACGATATTTATGAAGAATTCATGAAACGATCTGAAAATTATAAAAATGTCTATGACAAGGCATCCGGTTTTATGCGTCCGAAACTCAGTGACGGCAGTTTCAAAAAAGAATTTGACCCGCTGGATACCCACGGACAGGGATTTATAGAAGGCAACTCCTGGAACTATAGCCTGTACGTTCCGCATGCGCCCGGAACGATGATCGAAATGATGGGCGGAAAAGCACGTTTTTCCGAACGGTTGGATTCCCTCTTTACTATGGAACTCCCCGACAAGTATTTTGCAAAGACAGAAGACATTTCCAGGGAAGGGATTATCGGTAACTACGTACACGGCAACGAACCTTCTCATCATGTGGTATACCTGTACAACTGGACCGATACCCCGTGGAAATCACAGGATAAAATACGAATGATATTAAAGGCGATGTACCAGACCGGAGCCGATGGCCTGGGCGGTAATGACGATTTCGGGCAGATGAGCGCCTGGTATATCTTCAGCAGTCTCGGATTCTATCCTGTGGCTCCGGGTTCCGAAGATTATGCCCTGGGCAGCCCGGCAGTAAAGCACGCCGATATCCGTATGGAGAATGGCAATATCCTTGAAATCACTGCTGAAAACCAGTCCGAAGAAAATGTTTTTGTAGAACGTGTGGAATTTAACGGAGAACCACTGAAAAAACCGTTTATCAAGCATAGCGACCTATTAAAAGGTGGCACACTTACTTTTTATATGACCGATAAGCCGAATAAAGCGCTGTATAAATAGGTACAGTTTTACCTTCACTCACTCACTGGTGCTCGTTCCCATTACACTCAAACGAGCACCAGTTGAGTATAATGCAACACATCTCGAAAAATTAAATAGTTCCCGGACTGTTAAAACCTGAATTTAAAAATATAACAAATAAATCTTGTTATGTTATATTTCATTAAATATATTTGGAGGGTAACTTAAAATACTGTCATGAAACCGACATGTTTAAAATAATCTTTAAATGAACAAGGTAATGATTGTTTTGAACATCAAAGGTTCCATTCCTGTGCTGAGCTTGTCGAAGCATGACCGTTGAAAAACAATAAAAAGAAAACAGATGAAACCAGACCTCTTTGAAGCTCCGGATTACTATCAACTGGATGATTTGCTGTCCGAAGAACATAAACTGGTGCGTTCTGCATCACGCGATTGGGTAAAACGGGAAATATCCCCCATCATAGAAGATTATGCCCAGCGTGCGGAATTCCCGAAACAAATTATCGGTGGATTGGCCGAGATCGGTGCTTTCGGTCCGTATATCCCCCAGGAATATGGCGGCGCAGGTATGGATCAGATCAGCTACGGGCTTATCATGCAGGAGATCGAAAGAGGGGACAGTGGTATCCGTTCCACGGCATCCGTACAGTCTTCATTGGTCATGTACCCGATATGGAAATACGGAACGGAAGAACAACGCAAAAAATACCTGCCCAAACTGGCATCGGGTGAATTTATGGGCTGCTTTGGGCTCACGGAACCGGATTTCGGCTCTAACCCGGGAGGAATGGTGACCAATTTTAAGGATAAGGGCGATTATTTATTACTGAACGGAGCCAAACTGTGGATATCCAATGCCCCTTTTGCCGATATAGCCATTGTCTGGGCCAAGGATGAAGCAGGAAGAGTACACGGTCTTATCGTGGAAAGGGGTATGGAAGGTTTTTCCACGCCTGAAACTCATAATAAATGGTCGCTGAGGGCATCGGCAACGGGAGAACTTATATTTGATAATGTAAAAGTGCCTAAAGAAAATTTGTTGTCTGGTAAAAGCGGACTGGGAGCTCCCCTCGGGTGCTTGGATTCTGCCCGTTATGGTATAGCCTGGGGTGTTATTGGCGCAGCTATGGACTGTTATGATACAGCCCTTCGGTATGCAAAAGAACGCATACAGTTTGATAAACCCATTGCAGCCACCCAGTTACAGCAAAAGAAACTGGCCGAAATGATCACGGAGATCACAAAAGCACAGTTATTGGCCTGGAGGCTCGGGGTATTGCGAAATGAAGGAAAGGCAACTTCTGCCCAAATATCAATGGCCAAGCGGAATAATGTGGAAATGGCCATAAAAATTGCCCGTGAGGCCAGGCAGGTGCTCGGTGGTATGGGCATCACCGGGGAATACAGCATTATGCGCCACATGATGAACCTGGAGAGTGTGATTACCTATGAAGGGACGCACGATATCCACCTGCTCATTACCGGGGCCGATATTACGGGATTTACTGCCTTTAAGTAAAAATCGTGTTTTCCTTTTTGCCGGCAGACAAGTCATTATTGATTATCTTCGGGCTATGATTGAAGCCTTAAAACAAAATTACGGTTACCTGTTCGAAGCCCCTCTTCTTGAGGATATAAGCCGGGTAGGAGTATTAAAAAAAGTACCCGAAGGATTTCAGCTTATGGATATC contains the following coding sequences:
- a CDS encoding SusC/RagA family TonB-linked outer membrane protein — encoded protein: MKTILMKKLVFFSALFCVVGVAQAQVTVSGTVSDAVGPLPGANIVVKGTTNGTQTDFDGNYTLSGVAEDAVLVFSYIGFKNYEVAVDGRSTINVTLQEDAQALDEVVVVGYGTQKRSDVTGAVSTVSSKSLQEAPVTNPEQALAGRAAGVNVSTNSGRPGGNTNVRIRGNNSINASNGPLYVVDGVIGAGPINYLNPNDIESMEVLKDASATAIYGARGANGVIIITTKRGGKDGGRVTYNTFISVGELANKLDVLNADEFLQVEMNSYNNAQKYDPEGWNEGKYENPMEYRNDPRLFDENGNPLYDTDWQDEAMRTAITQNHNLSFTGGNEKNSYGVFLNYADQEGVIKESYLKRYSGRFVMDSQVKDWLKVSGGITFNHIEENRVDGSVGGLTPLRMIVETLPIIPVKYEDGAWGTNADYPNMEGGENPVNLLKNRKNIHKTQSVLGDVSAAISLAEGLELKTSLGMNIQNIQENWYSGKDLRQLSADYDGEAWAQNTRTNYWQFENYLTYTKAFNENHSLTAMAGLGWQQYDYFRSRAGTRGFTDDFYEWNNLEVGANPTTPQSETYKWAMNSYFARVNYTLMNKYLFTVTGRLDGSSKFGQDQKRAFFPSAAFAWKISEEDFLKDSHVLSNLKFRTSFGETGNSEIGVYQSLASMSSNTAILGGDRASGVGIGTLSNPDLKWEKTAQFDAGLEFGFFDDRIKLETDFYYKKTTDMLLDAPVPTSSGYSSIYTNIGSMENKGFEITLNTRNIETENFMWTTSFNISVNKNEILALGEADDDIFPGPWFLSNTNVLRVGESVGSFYGLVREGTWGANEAEQAAQYGALPGDIKHTDMNNDGQINDADRVILGNGYADGFGSLYNTFRYKNLDLTLDLQFMYGNDILNLSRHSGEDRTGQANSYATVLNGWTPENQNTMIAENRPSNSYYTSTVDSRMVEDGSFIRGRNLILGYNFPADVLDKFKLGQLRVYASLQNFFLITDYSGYDPEVTTYGDAFAQGITFFDYPKPRTYTLGINVSF
- a CDS encoding GH92 family glycosyl hydrolase gives rise to the protein MVLLAVISTLFLGCTDKADQKEVTKTGTEEHISMQDLTRYVDPMIGTAKMGHTYPGATVPFGSVQLSPDTDTIPYAVNGKYNPDVYKYCAGYQYDDKTIVGFSHTHFSGTGHSDLGDFLVMPTVGELQINPGTEEHPESGYRSTFSHDNETAEPAYYSVELEDYGIKAELTASSRVGMHQYTFPESDDAHIVLDLMSGIYNYDEKNVWTFVRVENDTLVTGYRQTNGWARTRKVYFAMAFSKPFVKYGQANYDDNVYKGFWRKFDQSENFPEMAGEQIRTYFDFKTEEGEKIKIKFAISPVSTRGALANMKAEIPHWDFDKVKREGRELWNRELNKALVETDSEEDMVNFYTAMYHAFLGPTEYMDVSGKYRGLDMNIHQADGFTNYTSFSLWDTYRALHPLFNLMQPERNSDMVQSMLAHYDQSVHSMLPVWSHYANENWCMIGYHSVSVIADAIVKGNTGFDVERALEACVQTARTGYYDGLQYYMDMGYVPEDKNGASVSKTLEYAYDDWAIAQAAKKLGKDDIYEEFMKRSENYKNVYDKASGFMRPKLSDGSFKKEFDPLDTHGQGFIEGNSWNYSLYVPHAPGTMIEMMGGKARFSERLDSLFTMELPDKYFAKTEDISREGIIGNYVHGNEPSHHVVYLYNWTDTPWKSQDKIRMILKAMYQTGADGLGGNDDFGQMSAWYIFSSLGFYPVAPGSEDYALGSPAVKHADIRMENGNILEITAENQSEENVFVERVEFNGEPLKKPFIKHSDLLKGGTLTFYMTDKPNKALYK
- a CDS encoding RagB/SusD family nutrient uptake outer membrane protein, whose protein sequence is MKFINKHTYIAALGSIALLLGSSCSDFLDEENKSDYTQENYFQTPEHAEAAINTLYTELRFVSDGSGTYGESPFMMLEFPTGLLNTEVGQSQANRDLRSLTSNAENNYLIYWWERSFRSIANANLAIERIPDIEMNEADKQKLIGQAKFMRAFNYFNLVRIFGDVPLILEPVDANSELLYPERTAQTEVYDVIVQDLLDAEASGLPDTDNTGRVSTGAVKTLLSSVYLTMAGYPLQAGNEYYEMAADKAKEVIDAGGYSLFDDYDKLHDKSFQNRGEFIFQNQYSAGANITNGLTPWLLPRSKGISVFSDEYGVMYPTNAFINSHETGDKRVEEQEFYYTEYPSIDDPDEIVEFGGTYIFKYFNEEAVLSTAQNDLNFTFFRYAEVLLTYAEAGLEAYGPTAEVLEAVNKVRRRAELPEFDASVSREDIWTERFHELAFENKTWFDMVRRRKALDLETGQWEDFVGHEFSYGETLTEKYLLFPIPQREISNNTKLTQNPGW
- a CDS encoding acyl-CoA dehydrogenase family protein; this encodes MKPDLFEAPDYYQLDDLLSEEHKLVRSASRDWVKREISPIIEDYAQRAEFPKQIIGGLAEIGAFGPYIPQEYGGAGMDQISYGLIMQEIERGDSGIRSTASVQSSLVMYPIWKYGTEEQRKKYLPKLASGEFMGCFGLTEPDFGSNPGGMVTNFKDKGDYLLLNGAKLWISNAPFADIAIVWAKDEAGRVHGLIVERGMEGFSTPETHNKWSLRASATGELIFDNVKVPKENLLSGKSGLGAPLGCLDSARYGIAWGVIGAAMDCYDTALRYAKERIQFDKPIAATQLQQKKLAEMITEITKAQLLAWRLGVLRNEGKATSAQISMAKRNNVEMAIKIAREARQVLGGMGITGEYSIMRHMMNLESVITYEGTHDIHLLITGADITGFTAFK
- a CDS encoding GH92 family glycosyl hydrolase codes for the protein MKKKSLTTILFTVVTLFQWTQAQTVMVDQVDNPVDWASPLMGTDSKYSLSNGNVYPAIALPWGMNFWTPQTGKMGDGWAYMYTADKIRGFKQTHQPSPWMNDYGQFALMPVTGELRFNEDDRASWFSHKSEKVKPYYYSVYLADHDVITEITPTERAARFRFTFPETDSAYVVIDALDKGSYVKIIPGENKIIGYTTKNSGGVPDNFKNYFVIEFDKEFEVTNTFNGDQLGDALEMEANHVGAVIGFKTKKGEKVNARVASSFISHEQATRNLEEIGGDDFDTVKKKGRDIWNEELGRIKPEGGTVEQMRTFYSCLYRSLLFPRKFFEYDENGDVVHYSPYNGKVLPGYMFTDTGFWDTFRSLFPFLNLMYPELNAQMQEGLANAYKESGWLPEWASPGLRNVMVGNNSASVVADAYLKIDGKHKYDIETLWEAVVHGANNAGPLTAVGRAGVEYYNKLGYVPYDVGINENAARTLEYAYDDFSIYQLGKALGKPKKEIEIFKKRSLNYKNLFDPETKLMRGKNEDGKFMAPFSLFKWGDAFTEGNSWHYSWSVFHDIQGLIDLMGGKEEFTGQLDKVFSLPPVFDESYYGGVIHEIREMQIVNMGQYAHGNQPIQHMIYLYNYAGEPWKAQHWVRETMNRMYRPTPDGYCGDEDNGQTSAWYVFSAMGFYPVCPATDEYVLGAPLFKKMTLHLQNGNKVVINAPENSDTNRYIHKMNVNGKEYTKNWLSHKALMKGAVIDVEMSDTPNKKRGTEKSDFPYSLSNQ